In Oryza sativa Japonica Group chromosome 11, ASM3414082v1, the following are encoded in one genomic region:
- the LOC9267164 gene encoding E3 ubiquitin-protein ligase BOI codes for MAGGGEFVVAAEEYYGALVAKAAMAKNGYNCGGAAVVSGGAQSGLTCNNGGGGGVVVSRKRGREVEQQYYVPPSSAVLLPIPGMVVAPAADVAASRFVESGMACTSGRAAAAAFGDALASEVFIQSGEIDAVVRAECERLRAGVEQARKRQCQALVRAAAAAASRRLQETESQLAAARRRAADLEERLRQAAAESQAWCGLARSNEAVAAGLRATLDHLLLRAAAAPPCAPVEGCGESDGPNTADDDAQSCCFETTATKTNTRRGGGVGVGGGRWGCKACGEREAAVLLLPCRHLCLCRACEARAEACPVCLAVKKVSVVARSPADV; via the coding sequence ATGGCCGGAGGGGGCGAGttcgtggtggcggcggaggagtacTACGGTGCGCTGGTGGcgaaggcggcgatggcgaagaATGGGTACaactgcggcggcgccgcggtggTTAGCGGCGGGGCGCAGAGCGGGCTGACGTGCAACAATGGCGGTGGAGGTGGGGTGGTGGTGtcgaggaagagggggagggaggtggAGCAGCAGTACTacgtgccgccgtcgtcggcggtgcTGCTGCCGATCCCGGGGAtggtggtggcgccggcggcggacgtCGCGGCGAGTCGGTTTGTGGAGTCCGGCATGGCGTGCACCAgcgggcgcgccgcggcggcggcgtttggGGACGCGCTGGCGTCGGAGGTGTTCATCCAGAGCGGCGAGATCGACGCGGTGGTGCGGGCGGAGTGCGAACGGCTGCGCGCCGGGGTGGAGCAGGCGCGGAAGCGACAGTGCCAGGCGCTggtgcgcgccgcggcggcggcggcgtcgcgccgcCTGCAGGAGACGGAGTCCcagctcgcggcggcgcgccgccgcgccgccgacctgGAGGAGCGGCTCCGCCAGGCGGCCGCCGAGAGCCAGGCGTGGTGCGGCCTGGCGCGCAGCAACGAGGCCGTCGCCGCGGGGCTCCGCGCCACGCtcgaccacctcctcctccgcgccgccgcggcgccgccgtgcgcccccGTCGAGGGCTGCGGCGAGTCCGACGGCCCGAacaccgccgacgacgacgcgcagTCGTGCTGcttcgagacgacggcgacgaagacgaacacgcgccgtggcggcggcgtcggcgtcggcggaggGAGGTGGGGGTGCAAGGCGTGCGGCGAGAGGGAGGCagcggtgctgctgctgccgtgcCGGCACCTGTGCCTGTGCAGGGCGTGCGAGGCGAGGGCGGAGGCGTGCCCGGTGTGCCTCGCCGTCAAGAAGGTCTCCGTCGTGGCGCGTTCGCCGGCGGACGTGTGA